The genomic region GGAATACTAGGGGCCTACGTCTCAATCCTCAAGGAATTGATTGTCCCTCTTCTCAGTAGGTATCCCATCACCTTACCTTACGACGTTGAGACCTTCCTAGAGAAGGTAATGTTAACAGCGGGTAACTGTGGAGTTGTTACGGGGGCCATAAGCTCAGTGGAAATGGCCATGTGGGACGCTAGGGCAAGGAAGCTTAACACGTCCCTGGCGGAAATGCTTGGCGGGAGGGTTAGGGAAAGGGTGCCCGTTTACGGCAGTTTCCCAAGGTTTAAGTCCAGTGAGGATGTCGTATCCACTGTAGTTAAGACGACCGAGAGAGGTTACAAGATGATCAAGTTGCATCAACCTCCGTCCTCCGTGGTGGAGGACCTCCACGAGATCAGGGAGAAGATCGGATACGACGTGAAGGTTGCCCTAGACATGAACGCTCCCTTCGACCTGGAGAGCGCGAAGAAGTTCGTGGACGCGGTGGCTAAATACGAGGTGGAGTGGGTAGAGGAGCCCATCTGGCCCTTGGATGATTACGATTCATTGAGAAAGCTATGCGATTACTCCCCTGTACCCATAGCTGCAGGGGAGAACGAGTACACCATACACGGCTTCAGGAGGCTATTGGAGACCGGAATCGCCTACCTTCAACCTGACATAGCCAAGATTGGGGGAGTAAGTAAGTTCCTGAAGGTTCTGGACTTAGCCTCAGGTTATAACGTGAAGGTTGCCCCGCATGACAGGCCAGATTCCTCACCGCTTTCCTTGATGTATGTCCTTCAGATCGCCTCCGCAAGGTCCGAAATTAGTATCATAGAGTTCACCATCTCGGATTTTCCATCAGGTTTATTCGAAAACATACCCAGATTTCGTCACGGGACACTGGAGGTTCCAGCGGGTCAAGGTATTGGGCTCAAAGTTAAAGAAGATCAACTAGAAAAATATTCTTACGAGGAAAAACTAAGAATACTCGCCTTTAGCGACCTTGAAGCCAAACTAAGGGATAAATAGCAAGTTTAATAAAATAGTATGCAGATTTGTATTCATGTCTAACAGTTTAAGCGAAACTGCTTACGACGAGATCCTCAAGAGAATACTGAGAGGAGATTACGCTCAGGGACAACTCCTCACAGAGGACAAGCTATGCAAGGATCTGAACATGAGCAGAACGCCAGTAAGGGAAGCACTCAAGATGCTGGAGTCTGAGGGAATAGTTAAGAAAATGAATAGATCCTACGCTGTAATACATATTACATCAGACGAAGTGGAGAAATTATATGAGGTTAGAATTCCGCTAGAGTCCACGGCGAGCAGGTTGGCTGCAGTTCGGGCCAAACAGGAGGACATTGCCAAGATGGAGGAGATACTAAATAAGGTGAAGGAGGAAACGTATAAGGAGAATCCAGATCCGTCGAGGTTGGCGGAGCTTAACGGCCAGTTCCACGACAGAGTCGCCATGGCCACGGAGAACCCTTTCATGTACTCCTACCTCAGGGAGATAAGATTGAAGTTAAGGGTGGTTAGGGTTACGCTGTTTACCAGTTTCGATAGGAGAGTCGAGGAGCTTAGGGAGCATCAGGGTATATTGGACGCAATTAAGGCCAGAGATGCGGAAAGGGCATACGAGATGATGATAAGTCACGAGAATAACGTGCTAGAGTACTTAAGGGCTAAGGTAATACCCATCTTGCTGACAAGGAGATAGGACTGCGTGAAGTGATAGAGACTTGCAAGACTTACGTATGTGAAGTAATGGATCTATCTCTTGAAGGCCCTGACTTCGCCAAGCTATGGAAGGGAGTAAAACGTGTCAGAACCGCCCACATCCGTGAGAAGCTGGAGATCACGGATTTAACTGTGTTGGGCTAGTAGACTTGGATCTGACCTGAACCTAACGTTCGAATATCTTTTCGCCTTTGTCGACCCACCGTCATGAACTTAAGCCTCTTCCCGTCATATAATCCATGGAGTGCAGGGTTGCAATTGACGTTGGTGGGACATTCACAGACTTCATAGCCCTAGTGAACGGGGAGATAGTCACGGTAAAGACTCTAACAAATCCAACGAGGCCCTCTCAAGTCATTAAGGACGTCCTGTCCTCGCTTGGATGTGAGGTCACGGAGGTCGTTCACGCGACCACTCTCGCTACCAACGCCCTCCTGGGACAGGAGAAACTGGATCTCCCGAGGACGGCGCTCCTCACAACTAGGAGTTTCAGGGACGTGATAGAGATAGGGAGGCAGAATCGACCCCGTCTCTACGACCTCAACTTCGAGAAGCCGAGGCAACTGGTACCAAGGGAGTTGAGGGTTGAGGTTCAGGAGAGGGTTGACGCTCAGGGTAACATACTAGAAAGAGTTGAGGAGTCCGAGATCGAGAAAATTGCCCAGAACCTAAGGGAAAGAGGCGTTGAATCCGTCGCGATCAGTTACCTTCACTCTTACCTTAACCCCACTAACGAGATCAGGACTGGGGAAGTCCTCTCTCGTCACTTCAGGTTTGTGTCCCTTTCCTCTGAGGTCGCCCCTGAACCGAGGGAGTATGAGAGAACCTCCACCACCGTGGTTAACGCTGTCCTCATGCCCCTGATCTCCTCGTATCTGCAGGAACTCAACTTCCTTCCCTCCTTTCTGGTAATGTCAAGCTCAGGTGGCCTAGTTGACGTGGAGGAGGCCTCAAGGAAACCTGTCCAGCTCGTGGAGTCGGGCCCAGCCGCAGGGGTGATAGCCTCAGCCTCCCTCTTTCCAGGTAACGTGATCAGCTTTGACATGGGCGGGACCACGGCGAAGGCTGGGGTCGT from Metallosphaera sedula DSM 5348 harbors:
- a CDS encoding mandelate racemase/muconate lactonizing enzyme family protein; protein product: MNIQIFPLSIPFFTDPVSEFSDQWSVQLYVKASWDDVSGWGETGVFGSGILGAYVSILKELIVPLLSRYPITLPYDVETFLEKVMLTAGNCGVVTGAISSVEMAMWDARARKLNTSLAEMLGGRVRERVPVYGSFPRFKSSEDVVSTVVKTTERGYKMIKLHQPPSSVVEDLHEIREKIGYDVKVALDMNAPFDLESAKKFVDAVAKYEVEWVEEPIWPLDDYDSLRKLCDYSPVPIAAGENEYTIHGFRRLLETGIAYLQPDIAKIGGVSKFLKVLDLASGYNVKVAPHDRPDSSPLSLMYVLQIASARSEISIIEFTISDFPSGLFENIPRFRHGTLEVPAGQGIGLKVKEDQLEKYSYEEKLRILAFSDLEAKLRDK
- a CDS encoding GntR family transcriptional regulator, which produces MSNSLSETAYDEILKRILRGDYAQGQLLTEDKLCKDLNMSRTPVREALKMLESEGIVKKMNRSYAVIHITSDEVEKLYEVRIPLESTASRLAAVRAKQEDIAKMEEILNKVKEETYKENPDPSRLAELNGQFHDRVAMATENPFMYSYLREIRLKLRVVRVTLFTSFDRRVEELREHQGILDAIKARDAERAYEMMISHENNVLEYLRAKVIPILLTRR